DNA sequence from the Halobacterium sp. DL1 genome:
TCGAAGGGAGCGACCTCGTTGACCGCCTTCATCGCGTTCGGCCACTCGCAGGCCTCGCTGGGCAGGTCGTCCCACTCGCGGTCCAGCGACTCGGTGATTCCCAGCGTGCGGGCGAGTGGCACCCAGTCGCTGATGCGGACCGCCTCCTCACCCTGGTGGTGTTCGACGATGAGCGCTTCGAGCGTCTCGCGGACTGCCGCCGAGTTCTGCAAGACGAGGTCGTCGTCCTCGATGCGGCCGTCCGCGACGGCTTCGGCCAGGGTCTCGAACTGCTCGACGGTGATGTCGTGCCAGAGGTAGTTGTACGCGGGGTGCAGCGGCGCGTCGTACTCCGTCGCCCACTCTATGGCCTGGTCGGCGTCCGGGGCTTCGAGGTCGACGTACGGGGAGTCCCGGAGCGCCTGGACGTCGGCGCCGGCGGCCTCGAACTCCTGTATCCACCACTCGGGCGCGTAGGAGGCGGGCGCGAGTTCGTGGTTGTTCTCCACGAACTCGCCGTAGTTCACGAGGTACTCGCCGACGTCGAGGATCTCCACGACGCCGTTGCGCACCTCGAGGGCCTCTTCGATGCCGTCGATGCGGCGCACGTCGCCGTTCGCGAGTTTCACGGTCGGTCCCTCGATGGAGTCGACGGGGACGACCCCCGCCGCCTTCCCCGGGAGCTCCGTCTTGATCTGGGTGCCCGTCGCGAGGAAGTCGTCGAGGAGATGCATCGTCGCCGGGTGGACGCCCGCCGTCGCGTTGCCGTGGTTGCGGGCGCGGCCGTAGCGCAGGCGGAACCCGCCCTCCTTCGAGGGGTGGCCGAAGACGGGGCGCCCGGCGATGAGGTCCCGGAGGAACTTCCCGGACCCGTCGACGCGGGGTGGGCCCTCGGGGTCCTCGCTGGCGCCCTCGGGGTCGTCGCCCGCGACGTCGCCGCTCGCCTCCTCCGTGGCCGCCGCCTGGTCGGCCTCGCTGTCCTCCCCGATGGTGCCGTCGATGAGGTCCTGGAGCCACGGCCACTCGACCTCGTCGAGGTTCCGGGTGTAGCGCTGGATCTTCGGGGCTTTCAGCGCGATGCCCTCCGCTAGCACGAGGCACATTCCGCCGCGAGCGGCGTTCGTCTCGATGCGCTCGAGGTCGCGGAAGCCGTCTACCTCCTCGTTTCCCGTCGCTTCGCCGTCGAGCATCACCGGGCAGTTCCGGGCGATGAACTTCGTCTCCTTGGCCATCGGGGAGTACTGGAGACCGGTCTCGGAGTCGTACAGCGAGACCTCCTCGGCGTAGCGTTCGACCTCGTCGTCCCGCGGTTTGAACTCGTCGATGTCGAGGAGGGAGCGGGCGTAGTCGGCGACGAGCACGGAGAGCGCCTGGGCGGTCCCGCCGGCGGAGCGGATCGGGCCGGCGTAGTAGACCGCGACGTACTCGGTGCCGTCGTCGTTCTGGTTCACCTCGACGCGGTCGATGCCCTCGATCGGTGCGGCGACGACCCCCTCGGTGAGGAGGGCGACGGCCGTCCGGACCGCTCCCTCGACCTTCCCGGCGTCCGTCTCGTAGTCGCCCACGCTTCCCTCGACGAAGTCCTCGACGAGTTCGAGTGCGGCCTCCTCGCGGCTCATCTGTCCCTCGAGTTCGCGGACGCGTTCGGCGACGCCGTCGATGCCGAGGATGTTCTCGACGCGGTCGGCCATGTCCTTGGCGACCGGAATCTCCACCTCAGGCTTGGGGTCCTCGCCGCGCTCCTTCGCGCGTTCGGCGACGTCGAAGGCTTCGTCCAGGCGGGATTCCAGCGACTCGAAGTAGGCCTCGTCTACCGGCCGCATCTACAGCCAGAGGTCGAGGTCGGTGGCCTCGTCGTATTCGCGCACCAGTTCCGTGTCGAACTCGCGGACGTACACCTCCCCGGCGAAGACGGTGGCGCGGTCGAGGTGACCGGCCAGCGCCTGTCCCGAGCGCCTCGATAATGTTGCGTGTGTGTGCGCGAAGGGGGCGTCGTCCAGTTCCGAGATGTTGCCGACGCAGGCGGCGACTTCCAGGGGCTCCTCGTAGCGCGCGGCCTTGTACTCGAAGTCGTCCTGGTCGTAGTACCAGAGTTCGGCGTCCTGGACCGCCCCCATGCCGGAGAACCAGGCGGCGTCGATGCCCTCCTCGACGGCCAGCGACTCGAGTTCTTCCCGCCAGTCGGCGCCGTGGTCGAGTCGAGCGACGAACTCGCGGCCGCCGCTGACTTCGCGGACGTTCATGGAACCGTCAACAACCCGAGTGAGCAAAAGTCCTGCCGTCTCAGCGCCGCGCCGACAGCGGTGTGGCGCGAGACGCCGTCGTGTCTCTGTCGACAGCGCTCTAGCGCCACGCCGACAGCGGTGTCGCCGCGTCAGCCGTCATGGATACCCAGGCCTCGTCCTGTGAGATGTCCGCGATGACGAGTCGGGAGTTCGGCCCGTCGTCGTCTAGCGAGGCCATCACGTCGGTCCCGGAGGCGTCAGACGTCGGCTGAGCGGCGTCGGTCGTCATGACATATGGTACAACGCCACACCCATTACTTAAACGCATCGCCTTGACAGGAGTTCGTGCTATGCGTTAACATATTTTGCCGGGAAGCGAATTGATACAGTACCGTGAGAACGTAATATACACCATTGTTATCCGAAGAAGCGGTAAGTTTATCACTATAGATTAGTAACCTGTGGGTGGATGACAGATACTGACAACCTTTCGCGGCGCCGGTTCCTCCAAGGAACGGGAGCCGCTGCGACCGCAGCCGCCCTGGCTGGCTGCACCGGTGGCGACGGCGACGGTGAGGACACGACCGAATCGACGACGGCCAACAACACGGACGACACTGACGACGGAACGACGACCACGCAGTCGTACGACGCGAGCAAGACCGTCCGCTCGACCAACTCGACGATGGACACCCTTGACCCGGTCAAGGCAACCGACACGGCGTCGGGGACGGTCATCCAGAACCTCTTCGACGCGCTGACCAACTACCCGAACGGTCAAACCAACGTCGAGAACCTCCTGGCCGAGTCGCTCGACATGAGCAACGACCAGACGACCCTGACGTTCTCGCTGAAACAGGGCGTCACGTACAGCAACGGCGACGAGGTCACCGCACAGGACGCGGTGTACTCTTTCGAGCGACTCGCCGCCTCCGACAACTCCCGGCGTGCGAGTTTCCTCCTCGACGACCTCGGTGTCGTCCACGAGACGGAGACCGAGACGCAGGACGGCGAGGAGACGGAAGTGTACGTCCCCGGCAGCATCGACGTCAACGCCACGGACGACTACACGCTCGAGATCAACATCAAGCAGCCGTTCTACGCGGCCACCGCGATGCTCGCGTACTCCTCGTTCTCGCTGGTCCCGGAAGGGATCGTCGGCGACATCGAGGGCTACGACGGCCAGATGGACTACCAGGAGTTCGCGACCGCGAACCCCGTCGGTGCGGGTCCGTACACGCTCGACACCTGGGAACAGAGCACGGAGGTCCGCATCGCCTCCCGTGACGACTACCACGGCGAGACGCCCAAGAACGCGGGCAAGCACTACGCCATCTTCCAGGAGACGAACCCGGCGTACACGTACGCGACGGTCAACG
Encoded proteins:
- a CDS encoding DNA-binding protein gives rise to the protein MNVREVSGGREFVARLDHGADWREELESLAVEEGIDAAWFSGMGAVQDAELWYYDQDDFEYKAARYEEPLEVAACVGNISELDDAPFAHTHATLSRRSGQALAGHLDRATVFAGEVYVREFDTELVREYDEATDLDLWL